One region of Scyliorhinus torazame isolate Kashiwa2021f unplaced genomic scaffold, sScyTor2.1 scaffold_551, whole genome shotgun sequence genomic DNA includes:
- the LOC140406476 gene encoding uncharacterized protein, translated as MEKPWKCEDCGKGFRAPCELERHQRSHTGERPFTCPQCEKGFTEMGSLRRHERVHTGERPFTCSQCEKGFTDIGNLRRHERVHTGERPFTCSQCEKGFTDISSLRTHERVHTGERPFTCPQCEKGFTDIGSLQRHERVHTGERPFTCPQCEKRFNYIGNLRKHERVHTGERPFTCSQCEKRFNVIGSLRQHERVHTGERPFTCFQCEKGFTNIGHLRRHERVHTGERPFTCPQCEKGFTEMGSLRRHERVHTGERPFTCSQCEKRFNYIGNLRKHERVHTGERPFTCSQCEKRFNVIGSLRQHERVHTGERPFTCSQCEKGFTNIGHLRRHKRVHTGKMPFTCSDCGKGFFQLSDLQSHQRVHTGEKPFICTVCDKGFAHSSHLLKHNVNHTKSRPFKCSDCKRGFKSSQLLMSHQRFHSEERPFSCSHCTKSFSTSSNLRRHQRGHTGESPFTSPTGKRFTRSSLAEPQRHSHQ; from the coding sequence atggagaaaccatggaaatgtgaggattgtgggaagggattcagagccccgtgcgagctggaaaggcatcaacgcagtcacactggagagaggcctttcacctgccctcagtgtgaaaagggattcactgaaatgggcagcctgcggagacacgaacgagttcacactggggagaggcctttcacctgctctcagtgtgaaaagggattcactgacattggcaacctgcggagacacgaacgagttcacactggagagaggcctttcacctgctctcagtgtgaaaagggattcactgacattagcagcctgcggacacacgaacgagttcacactggagagaggcctttcacctgccctcagtgtgaaaagggattcactgacattggcagcctgcagagacacgaacgagttcacactggggagaggcctttcacctgccctcagtgtgaaaagagattcaattatattggcaacctgcggaaacacgaacgagttcacactggggagaggcctttcacctgctctcagtgtgaaaagagattcaatgtcattggcagcctgcggcaacacgaacgagttcacactggggagaggccattcacctgctttcagtgtgaaaagggattcactaacattggccacctgcggagacacgaacgagttcacactggagagaggcctttcacctgccctcagtgtgaaaagggattcactgaaatgggcagcctgcggagacacgaacgagttcacactggggagaggcctttcacctgctctcagtgtgaaaagagattcaattatattggcaacctgcggaaacacgaacgagttcacactggagagaggcctttcacctgctctcagtgtgaaaagagattcaatgtcattggcagcctgcggcaacacgaacgagttcacactggggagaggccattcacctgctctcagtgtgaaaagggattcactaacattggccacctgcggaggcacaaacgagttcacaccgggaagatgccattcacctgctctgactgtgggaagggattctttcAGTTGTCCGACCTGCAgagtcaccagagagttcacaccggggagaagccgttcatctgcactgtgtgtgataagggatttgctcattcatcccacctgctgaaacacaatgtcaatcacaccaagagcaggccctttaaatgctctgactgcaagaggggtttcaaaagctctcagctactgatgtcccaccagcgctttcactctgaggagagaccgttcagctgctctcattgcacaaagagctttagtaCCTCATCCaacttgcggagacaccagcgaggtcacactggggagagcccgttcacctcgccgactgggaaaagattcactcggtcatcacttgctgagccacaacgtcactcacaccaatga